The Numida meleagris isolate 19003 breed g44 Domestic line chromosome 10, NumMel1.0, whole genome shotgun sequence genome includes a window with the following:
- the LOC110404239 gene encoding borealin-2 isoform X2 — protein sequence MKKELDLLLQMAEKAFMVELLKMPTAIRKMKRKDLLNLQEGEELALAAAATDCALEDVPNPKLTRTNSKKVKVTTIVEYGDAKYTSAKKIPKKVTKSKSLVSLSSGLNSKLNGLSRSVYSSTSVNEAVKTLASDCSATNIKATPKVSKSAGLQQAVSRTIPTSERVQGMILRSKSVPQDKTVPFVNIPLADGQTLCMAGGDLRNIDVQLLNRDTVQHIHNLVSELTVLCGKATAKSS from the exons atgaagaaagaactCGATTTGCTCTTGCAAATGGCTGAGAAAGCGTTCATGGTGGAACTGCTGAAGATGCCGACTGCcatcagaaagatgaaaagaaaggacTTGCTCA ACTTGCAAGAAGGGGAGGAATTGGCCCTTGCTGCTGCAGCG ACTGACTGTGCTCTAGAAGATGTACCAAATCCAAAACTGACAAGGACCAACAGCAAAAAAG TTAAGGTAACTACAATTGTTGAGTATGGAGACGCCAAGTAtacatctgcaaagaaaatacctaaaaaa GTAACCAAATCAAAATCACTGGTTTCATTGAGCTCTGGTTTGAACAGCAAACTGAACGGTCTTTCTAG atcTGTTTACTCTTCCACAAGTGTGAATGAGGCTGTTAAGACTCTTGCCTCTGACTGCAGTGCCACAAATATCAAAGCCACGCCAAAAGTATCTAAAAG TGCTGGACTACAACAAGCTGTCTCAAGAACTATACCTACCAGTGAAAGAGTTCAAGGCATGATACTAAGAAGTAAATCGGTACCCCAAGATAAAACTGTTCCATTTGTAAACATTCCTTTGGCTGATGGACAG ACACTCTGTATGGCTGGTGGAGACCTCCGTAACATTGATGTTCAACTCCTAAATCGAGATACAGTACAGCATATTCATAACCTAGTG AGTGAGCTGACTGTATTATGTGGAAAGGCTACTGCTAAGTCAAGTTAA
- the LOC110404239 gene encoding borealin-2 isoform X1 — translation MPPRKAPAKRRSTDSGVERDRGALSQEKKDQRISLFLSDFDQQAKESIREMKKELDLLLQMAEKAFMVELLKMPTAIRKMKRKDLLNLQEGEELALAAAATDCALEDVPNPKLTRTNSKKVKVTTIVEYGDAKYTSAKKIPKKVTKSKSLVSLSSGLNSKLNGLSRSVYSSTSVNEAVKTLASDCSATNIKATPKVSKSAGLQQAVSRTIPTSERVQGMILRSKSVPQDKTVPFVNIPLADGQTLCMAGGDLRNIDVQLLNRDTVQHIHNLVSELTVLCGKATAKSS, via the exons ATGCCCCCGAGGAAGGCCCCGGCCAAGCGGCGCAGCACTGACTCGGGCGTGGAGCGCGACCGCGGGGCCCTCTCTCAGGAGAAGAAGGATCAGCGCATCTCGCTCTTCCTCAGCGATTTCGACCAGCAGG CCAAGGAAAGCATCCgggaaatgaagaaagaactCGATTTGCTCTTGCAAATGGCTGAGAAAGCGTTCATGGTGGAACTGCTGAAGATGCCGACTGCcatcagaaagatgaaaagaaaggacTTGCTCA ACTTGCAAGAAGGGGAGGAATTGGCCCTTGCTGCTGCAGCG ACTGACTGTGCTCTAGAAGATGTACCAAATCCAAAACTGACAAGGACCAACAGCAAAAAAG TTAAGGTAACTACAATTGTTGAGTATGGAGACGCCAAGTAtacatctgcaaagaaaatacctaaaaaa GTAACCAAATCAAAATCACTGGTTTCATTGAGCTCTGGTTTGAACAGCAAACTGAACGGTCTTTCTAG atcTGTTTACTCTTCCACAAGTGTGAATGAGGCTGTTAAGACTCTTGCCTCTGACTGCAGTGCCACAAATATCAAAGCCACGCCAAAAGTATCTAAAAG TGCTGGACTACAACAAGCTGTCTCAAGAACTATACCTACCAGTGAAAGAGTTCAAGGCATGATACTAAGAAGTAAATCGGTACCCCAAGATAAAACTGTTCCATTTGTAAACATTCCTTTGGCTGATGGACAG ACACTCTGTATGGCTGGTGGAGACCTCCGTAACATTGATGTTCAACTCCTAAATCGAGATACAGTACAGCATATTCATAACCTAGTG AGTGAGCTGACTGTATTATGTGGAAAGGCTACTGCTAAGTCAAGTTAA